A region of the Peredibacter starrii genome:
ATTATGACATAAGGAACAAATGTCAGCGGGTGAGTTTGATGAGTTTTGAAAAGCAGCAGAACACTCAGAATAATAAGAGCAACATGGGGAACCATGAGTCGTTTATTACGAACTCTGAGCTCTCCTATTAATCGCTTTTCTACAAATTCTTTCAGTTTATGACCCATGCACCGCCGGCAATCTCATCCTGAAAGTCGTATGCGGTTCATCCGCCATGAGTGTGAGTTCACCCCCATGGTCACGAAGAATGTTCTTCGAAATGGATAGCCCGAGCCCGGTTCCCTGATTGAGTTCTTTTGTCGTGAAAAAAGGTTCCATGATTTTCTGTTGAATTTCAACTGGAATCCCCGGGCCTGAATCAATTACAAATATATCCACCCAATTTTTGTCCTTAGAAACTTTAAGTTCGATCCAAGGATTTGTGGCATTTTTAACAGCATCGATAGAGTTTCCTAATAAATTAAGAAAAACTTGTCCAATCTGTACCTCACGACAATTTATCTTAAGGTTCGGAGAAATCCGGGGATAGTGAAGCTTCACCCCTCGGGTGAGAAATCGTTGAGCAGAAATATCCAGGCACTCATCGATGATTTTGATGACAGCAACAGGAGTCATAGGATCGTTTTCACCATTTCTTGAAAGCGATTTTAGACTTCGAATGATCTTAGAAATGCGCTCGCTTGTTTCAACCATCTTCCCACTGAGGGCACTGATGTTCTCAATGTCCAGAGGCTCTTCTTTGATCATAGATTGAATTAATCGCGCGGATCCTTGAACAATGGTGAGAGGATTATTTACCTCATGAGCAATACCTGCGGCCATCTCCCCTAGTGAGGCAAGCTTGGCAGAATACTGGGCCTTCGCTTCTTGCTCACGAAGTTTTTTACGGGCCTCAACTAATTCGTTGATTCGCATGGATACTACAATCGCTCCCCCGTCTTCTAGTTTTTGCAACTTGGTCAGTAGAAAAAGTTCATTCCCATTGATGTTTCTTGAGGCCTCATAGATGGTTTCTTTAAGATCAGATTCTAAAAAACTAATCGTTTTTTCTTCCCAACCAGCATTCAAATCAACTTCACCAATTCTTTTCCCCACGATGTCAGGGTAGATGGTTAGAACCGCAGAATTGGCCATGTATATCACCCGTTGATCATCGATTAAGGAAACGAAACCAGGAACGGCGTTGATGAGTTTAT
Encoded here:
- a CDS encoding ATP-binding protein, with amino-acid sequence MDIQKTVEQKLCELHKHRSRVGILPALLVALASIFIQREKLIVDDLWIVTILIIITTCVFRLILSGPLFKRWSEGSVPLHFFNIFVYGGLGIGWGLHFYDVHSHYGANSQNVIFTLLILVAFMTSSSTTMIGNKYSYYSYVISISIMAILTYIATADHSHIYVVFFILIFLVFSIANYRLSRKQLISLIYAQTKSDLETKRMNKLINAVPGFVSLIDDQRVIYMANSAVLTIYPDIVGKRIGEVDLNAGWEEKTISFLESDLKETIYEASRNINGNELFLLTKLQKLEDGGAIVVSMRINELVEARKKLREQEAKAQYSAKLASLGEMAAGIAHEVNNPLTIVQGSARLIQSMIKEEPLDIENISALSGKMVETSERISKIIRSLKSLSRNGENDPMTPVAVIKIIDECLDISAQRFLTRGVKLHYPRISPNLKINCREVQIGQVFLNLLGNSIDAVKNATNPWIELKVSKDKNWVDIFVIDSGPGIPVEIQQKIMEPFFTTKELNQGTGLGLSISKNILRDHGGELTLMADEPHTTFRMRLPAVHGS